atgaaaaatagaaaaaagaaaaatacccaATTGTTTTATCTACCCATATTTTTGGAATTGAAttgttttatgaaattgaattttcattattttattaattaaatgaaatatttccCACCAATTTTTAGGACATAGAATTGAGAACATCACACAACATGAGAtcatatgtaataaaaaaaaaaattgtcatacGTCTACTCTCATGTATTTACGCTTATTAGTAAAGGTAAGAAAAACACTGCAGCATATTTtacagataattaaaaaaagatgatacaaataaataaataaaaatattaatcaatgcCTGCAAAATCAATAACTTCTTCAAGGACTCTTGGATAATCgaagcaagaaattaaaaaaagcctGCAAAATCACGTGTGATTTCAGCAGCAATATTAAACTAGTCACTGGCACGTTCAAGAGAGGGCTTAGCCTAATGAGCTAATTCTGCGCATCATCTATATATTAATCAAGGCCTTAAAGAAGGGTGCTAACTCTGCATTTCATGTATCAAGAAAGATTTTCACATCATGAACCAACTTGATTAAAAGTCAAAGGAAGCGAAGACTCAAAATTCCCAGGGCGGAAAAATGGAGactagaaaacactaaaaaatccCATAGAATTGTGGGTCCATGAAAACATGGAGTAAAGGTCTCTACATATGAAATTCAACTCGTTAGATCCATTGTAACTCAGTGAGCCTTGACGTGCTCCTGAACAACGTTATAGCCTTCACTTGTCTCGCCATAATCCTGCAAACcagtaaaacaaaacaaaaatgttaacCCTAAGATGACAAGTCAGTACAAACATGCTATACCTGAAAGGATTAGTACCTTCACAACAACGCAGGAGCAGCCAACAACCTTCCTGGCCTTGCCCTCAGAATCAATCTTGCATAACTGCATGTAGGGACGCAAAAAACAACAATGCCATTACATAAATGTTAAGGTTAAGCAAACAATTAAAGCTCTTAATGGAACAAAACAGGCAAGTTTTggcagagaaaaaagaaaagaacatgatCAGTAATAACTATTACTCCTGCAATGGGAACATAACTTTTTCTAGTTCAGGCTAGATAACAACTCAATCATTGGAAAGAATAACATGATGTGGATTTCAGAAAATAGATGGGGAAAAAAAGCACAAAGCAATTTACAACTAAGCTATAAATagactaaaaattttaatggttaAGATGAAAAGGCTAGTAGAAAAACTAAACTCACCCCGGCCCACTCGCCAAGAGTCTTAGCACTGGGAACTGTCAATAAGCCTACACCATGGTCAGCACAGAGTGCTTTGACGAGTTTGATATAGTCTGGCTGGTTGCAGTCCTCTGCCAATACACAGAGCTGGGCGGCATGCTTCTCAATCACTTTGGCACCTTCATGGAGGCCCCGGGCAAGTCCGCCATGAGCAAGGGACTTTTTCAGAACAAGCTGCAATGCTGTCATCAAGTCCATGGCCTCAAGAGGCTGGCGGGAGTCTCAGCAGGAGCAGGAGCAGGAGCAGGAGCCTCTTCACTGCAGAAGCAAGAAAATCCagatacatcaaaataaataaaatacacaatGCACCACCATTATGTTGGCTATAAGGAAATAACCAATACATTTACAGTGATGTATCTAAATTCGTGTAATTGTTTTTAACACACTGTCCTTTCTAtcactttttcttaaaaaaaaaaaaaaaaagtgggccTCTGGCAAAAGCAAAATAATTCAATGAAACGCTAAAAAAACTTCATATAATATACTGGAAGCTAAGAAATTGAAAGAGATCAAGATCCACTTGTAAGATGATCAGTTGAAATGTGACTAATCTCTACACCATGGAAACCATCCGCAGCTCTTAAGAATAAATCAATCCACCATGTAGACAATTACCACAAGCAATAGCAAAAAACAGCATATCAAATGTGCAACAGCATTATCACCaataagaaaaacccaaaaataaagaattacaaGTTAACCTCtaacaactataattataaaagcTACTAAAACAGGAAAACACAAGCaaaattgagttaaaattatcatttattcAAACAGTTACATACCTTGACATTTTTCGggttttgttaatgattttaaaatctcctcactgcaaaacaaaaaaaaataaaaaatcagatcTCAAACAAGATAAAACAAGTTCAAGAATTGAACGTAATTTGATTTAGAGAAAGGGGACAGTGACCTTTGCAAGTGAAGATGGACCGGCTGCTTGTGTGTCTGCGAAGCAAGTAGAAGGGTGGTGACGGGAGACGATAATATAACTAGGCAGAAACCTATTAAACCCTATTTCTTAATTGACCTTCTTGTCCTTCAATTCTTTACTTGGGTTTCTTACATGAAACTGGTCACGGCCTTAAAACGGGCCCAATATCGAGCCGAGAGGAGCCTCAATAAATTGGAAATCAAGACAGAGCTTGGtccaataaaatataactaaatatatatataagaaaaggaattaataaataaagattaattcTTTTTCTACTCAATTtgctattaattaaataaataatcacaaTCCGATATATTGACTACGTTGATTTACAACTTGCCTCGGATTTCatgttgaattgaattttatctatcatttgattaaaaaaacactcccagcatatcattttgatataaatattgagTTAATATACCAACTTATTAATTAATCTGATCACTCTCATCAAAACTTATAACTATGTTCAAAAGatgttaacttttttatatgattttaaatttttttcattgttttaaaacctaatttgACCAATAAATCCAAAACTTAAAGTTTACATCGAGCTGgatttcaacaaaataaatggaaaattaaCCTGGTATAACCAATcttgtttgagagtgtgattaCAGTATTTATTATtctgaaatacatcaaaataatatatttttttttttatttttttaaaatcagtatatcaaaataatctaaaatatatataaaaaaattcatttttaacaacaaaacaaaaatttaaattttttataaaatacaattttcatTGTCTTTTCAAATAGAAGACTAAGTTAACCCCCAACTTgattaactcaaaaaaaaaaaaaaaaatacagacaaAGCCCGTTAAcctttttcctatttttattttatataaaacaatggACTTATCCCAGATTGGTTTaaaaaccatgatttttttccccttgggAAACTGATCACTTTGTGGCTTGTCGCTGGTTGTTTCCTTACCTTTGTAAAAGGTTGTTGCTGAAAACATGTTGCCTTCtttcaataaaaacattatacaaGTTAAAACCTGTTCCTTTTACAAAACCAAATCCATCTACCATACAGGCATTTTTCCGAATCAAAGCAATTCAACGCTCTCTCTATCAACTTGGCGTATAAATAGAAGCAGATATCCAACCTCTGACAGCTAGAGAAATACAGCTTAAGTTCCTAACTAGCTgatggaaaacaaaaggatgcGCAGAGGTTGTCCAAAAAGACCCCTGCACAGCTGTGAAATACCTACAACTCACATTGTCTTAGAAGTACAACATCATGATCCCGGAGCTCAATAAAGCACCATCACGATGCATATCAATTGCAACATTTAAAGGTTATCAATACTATCTTCGATTCATTTCCTGAAAAATTACTGTGTCAACCTGCAATctgcaaaataaaattgaatgctTGTTGCATCTCAAACACCATGAGAAATTGGTACATGAGGAAGGATGAAAGGAAAGGGATACAACCAACCACTTAGCTGTACGAGACAGTCATGGAACCATTCGATCATAGTTGACTACTTATGCAAGCCATCAAGAATTGAAGTACATTTCTCTTACATTTTAACTCTGGACCAAAATCATCTTTAGAATGTGCTTGAAGAATGAACTCTAATAAactcaaaagtaaaaaagatttCAAAGCCACAAAGCCAGTTTGCTACTAAATCTGATTATTGCAGTAGGAGGGGCGGGGAGGGAGGGAGACCaataaagtgaaaaaagaagaaaacaattcaTGTATCAAGGTAGCAGAGAGATAAGGAAGATGAGAAACAATCCAACAATCACTGAGATGATGAACAGCAAAAATAAGCACGTCCCTAGAGCAGAATTTAGTAGTCTGGAAAGC
This genomic interval from Populus alba chromosome 1, ASM523922v2, whole genome shotgun sequence contains the following:
- the LOC118034047 gene encoding LOW QUALITY PROTEIN: small ribosomal subunit protein eS12-like (The sequence of the model RefSeq protein was modified relative to this genomic sequence to represent the inferred CDS: inserted 1 base in 1 codon); amino-acid sequence: MSSEEAPAPAPAPAETPXQPLEAMDLMTALQLVLKKSLAHGGLARGLHEGAKVIEKHAAQLCVLAEDCNQPDYIKLVKALCADHGVGLLTVPSAKTLGEWAGLCKIDSEGKARKVVGCSCVVVKDYGETSEGYNVVQEHVKAH